The proteins below are encoded in one region of Thiohalorhabdus sp. Cl-TMA:
- a CDS encoding archease, which translates to MVQAGWSHYEHQADIGIRASGPSLEEVLVQAALGLTGVITDPDSVKAKEPVRLQVAAADPEFLLVEWLDALIYEMAVRRMLFGAYRITLTEQGLEATAWGEPVERERHHPAVEVKGATLTDLAVKQAEDGSWTVQCVVDV; encoded by the coding sequence ATGGTGCAGGCAGGCTGGTCGCACTATGAGCACCAGGCCGATATCGGAATCCGCGCCTCCGGACCTTCCCTGGAAGAGGTGCTGGTGCAGGCCGCCCTGGGTCTGACCGGGGTGATTACGGACCCGGATTCGGTGAAAGCGAAGGAGCCCGTTCGGCTCCAAGTTGCTGCCGCCGATCCGGAATTCCTCCTGGTGGAATGGCTCGATGCCCTCATCTACGAGATGGCCGTCCGCCGCATGCTGTTCGGTGCGTATCGGATAACGCTGACGGAGCAAGGCCTGGAGGCCACCGCATGGGGCGAGCCCGTGGAGCGCGAACGGCATCATCCCGCGGTGGAGGTGAAGGGAGCCACCCTCACCGACCTGGCGGTTAAGCAGGCCGAGGATGGATCCTGGACCGTTCAGTGCGTGGTGGATGTCTAA
- a CDS encoding RtcB family protein translates to MDTSRLHKMDDFRWVREPKGAMRVPGILYADGHLLGEMDDKVLEQLANVAALPGIVQAAYAMPDAHWGYGFPIGGVAAFDADAGGVVSAGGVGFDISCGVRTLHTGLAEEDIRPHQEALANMLLHRIPAGVGSRGKIHLAPAQMDAMLSGGARWAVEEGYGDPADLERTEEYGCMAGADPAEVSERAKERQKDEMGTLGSGNHYLEVQKVAAVYDPETAVAFGLHEGDVVLTIHCGSRGLGHQIGTEALKSMAREAPVHGIELPDRELACAPLRSTAGQSYLAAMRSAINCALANRQIITHFARQAFRELFSDSALTLLYDVSHNTCKEEMHQVDGESRRLFVHRKGATRAFGPGSPNLPASLRPVGQPVLIGGTMGTASYILVGEEGNENRSFGSSCHGAGRRMSRNQAKKQWRGDQVVRELAGRGILIRSPSMRGVAEEAPGAYKAVEEVVEAAEAAGLSRRVARVEPLVTIKG, encoded by the coding sequence ATGGATACCAGCCGCTTGCACAAGATGGACGACTTCCGGTGGGTCCGCGAGCCCAAGGGGGCCATGCGGGTTCCGGGCATTCTATATGCCGACGGGCATCTGCTCGGCGAGATGGACGACAAGGTCCTGGAGCAGTTGGCCAACGTGGCGGCGCTACCGGGAATCGTGCAGGCCGCCTACGCCATGCCCGACGCCCACTGGGGCTATGGTTTCCCCATCGGCGGCGTGGCGGCCTTCGATGCCGACGCCGGCGGCGTGGTCTCCGCCGGCGGGGTGGGATTCGACATTTCCTGCGGCGTGCGCACCCTGCACACGGGGCTCGCCGAGGAGGACATTCGGCCCCACCAGGAAGCCCTGGCCAACATGCTCCTCCACCGCATCCCCGCCGGGGTGGGGAGCCGCGGCAAGATCCATCTCGCCCCCGCGCAAATGGACGCCATGCTAAGCGGCGGGGCGCGCTGGGCGGTGGAGGAGGGCTATGGAGACCCCGCGGACCTGGAGCGCACCGAGGAATACGGCTGCATGGCCGGCGCCGACCCGGCAGAGGTCTCGGAGCGCGCCAAGGAGCGCCAGAAGGACGAGATGGGTACCCTGGGCTCGGGGAACCATTACCTGGAGGTGCAGAAGGTAGCGGCGGTCTACGATCCGGAAACCGCCGTGGCTTTCGGTCTGCACGAGGGGGACGTGGTGCTGACCATCCACTGCGGCTCGCGCGGCCTGGGCCACCAGATCGGTACCGAGGCCCTGAAATCCATGGCCCGCGAGGCGCCGGTCCACGGCATCGAGCTGCCCGACCGGGAGCTGGCCTGCGCCCCCTTGCGCTCGACCGCAGGCCAGTCCTATCTGGCCGCCATGCGCTCGGCCATCAATTGCGCCCTGGCCAACCGCCAGATCATCACCCATTTCGCCCGACAGGCTTTCCGGGAGCTGTTCTCCGATTCCGCCCTAACGCTGCTCTACGACGTCTCCCACAACACCTGCAAGGAGGAGATGCATCAGGTGGATGGCGAATCCCGGCGACTGTTCGTCCACCGCAAGGGCGCAACGCGCGCATTCGGGCCGGGCAGCCCCAACCTACCCGCATCCCTCCGCCCGGTGGGGCAGCCCGTGCTGATCGGCGGCACCATGGGCACGGCCTCCTACATCCTGGTGGGCGAGGAGGGCAACGAGAACCGCTCCTTCGGCAGCTCCTGCCACGGTGCCGGGCGGCGCATGAGCCGCAACCAGGCCAAGAAGCAGTGGCGGGGCGATCAGGTGGTCAGGGAGCTCGCCGGGCGGGGGATCCTAATCCGCAGCCCCTCCATGCGAGGGGTGGCCGAGGAAGCGCCGGGCGCCTACAAGGCGGTGGAAGAGGTGGTTGAGGCCGCCGAAGCTGCCGGTCTGTCGCGGCGGGTGGCCCGGGTGGAGCCCCTGGTAACCATCAAGGGCTGA